In one Silene latifolia isolate original U9 population chromosome 10, ASM4854445v1, whole genome shotgun sequence genomic region, the following are encoded:
- the LOC141607424 gene encoding uncharacterized protein LOC141607424: MGIHCTYEWFRGSRPKVNWYKVVWDGWVIPKHQFMGWLVAHAALNTTSKLVGFGVEIEDTCCICGLAEETSEHLFCECEYSKRIVREVNKMTGWSFPESGVVEWCMQRTGSKLQKGIQNALMLSLIYQVWHQKNKSRTEKLILCPVRVAKHIVEEMRVRVRGRDKLQLKLDDLEWLQKLHLLE; the protein is encoded by the coding sequence ATGGGTATACACTGCACCTATGAGTGGTTCAGGGGGAGTAGGCCAAAGGTGAACTGGTACAAGGTAGTCTGGGATGGGTGGGTAATCCCTAAGCATCAATTTATGGGCTGGTTAGTAGCACATGCTGCACTGAACACAACATCTAAACTGGTTGGGTTTGGTGTGGAAATTGAGGACACTTGCTGTATATGTGGCCTAGCTGAAGAGACCTCTGAACATCTCTTCTGTGAGTGTGAGTACAGCAAGAGGATAGTGAGGGAGGTGAATAAGATGACTGGTTGGAGCTTTCCTGAGAGTGGGGTGGTGGAATGGTGTATGCAAAGGACTGGTTCTAAGCTGCAAAAGGGTATCCAGAATGCACTGATGTTGAGCTTGATATATCAGGTCTGGCATCAAAAAAACAAGTCTAGGACTGAGAAACTCATACTGTGTCCAGTACGGGTAGCCAAGCATATAGTAGAGGAGATGAGAGTTCGAGTTCGTGGCAGGGACAAACTGCAGCTGAAATTAGATGATTTAGAGTGGCTTCAAAAATTGCATCTGTTGGAGTGA